From Mycosarcoma maydis chromosome 16, whole genome shotgun sequence, a single genomic window includes:
- a CDS encoding putative iron-Sulfur cluster nifU-like protein, which yields MLRNSIIPFAKQAVASTSRTASFSTVARPAAVATARASTSSNVFGAAVQRRGYHEKVIDHYENPRNVGSFLKTEKNVGIGLVGAPACGDVMKLSIKVNEEGIIEDVRFKTFGCGSAIASSSYMTERVKGLSLDEAAKIKNTEIAQELCLPPVKLHCSMLAEDAIKSAIKNYRSKREATGNKKQGHIEVVQDVATGNTSATAHVGSGTV from the coding sequence ATGTTGCGAAACTCTATCATTCCCTTCGCAAAACAGGCTGTAGCCTCGACTTCGCGAACAGCTAGCTTCTCTACGGTCGCACGACCTGCTGCAGTCGCCACAGCTCGCGCTTCCACTTCTTCGAATGTctttggtgctgctgttcagCGACGTGGCTACCACGAAAAGGTCATCGATCACTACGAAAACCCACGCAATGTTGGATCGTTCCTCAAAACCGAGAAAAACGTTGGTATCGGTCTTGTCGGCGCTCCCGCGTGTGGCGACGTCATGAAACTCTCGATCAAGGTCAACGAAGAAGGGATCATCGAGGATGTTCGTTTCAAGACGTTTGGCTGTGGTTCGGCTATCGCTTCGTCATCTTACATGACTGAACGTGTCAAAGGTCTCTCCCTTgacgaagctgccaagatcaagaacACCGAGATTGCTCAGGAGCTCTGCCTTCCACCCGTCAAGCTTCACTGCTCCATGCTCGCTGAGGATGCCATCAAGTCGGCCATCAAGAACTACAGGTCCAAGCGCGAGGCAACGGGAAACAAGAAGCAGGGTCACATTGAAGTTGTTCAGGATGTGGCTACCGGCAACACTTCGGCTACCGCTCACGTAGGCTCCGGCACCGTTTAA
- a CDS encoding uncharacterized protein (related to TNA1 - high affinity nicotinic acid plasma membrane permease), giving the protein MSAAETRDRSGSLHSEEKDTLGYPIQSQTLSKGTTGSQDPEANQITEDINAGFDEAEVKRVRRKIDRRLLPILGALYSIALIDRTNLSAARIAGAGVELKLTAGTNYSIPLLMFFVPYILLEMPSNLLLRKIGAARQLSFIAFFWGIVMLGQGFVKDRHQLTVTRALVGAFEAGFFPACVWLISTWYVRRESQVRMSAFYLISVGVSGFSNILAYAMSLIRVPDRTFRGWRWIFIIEGLATVVLAFVAYFTIIDFPDKAAEKGFLTITERDMILTRIQRDRGDAKPDSLTWAKAFRYAKDIKVWLYGLMFMCTTMPTYAFAYFLPGILRGLGFSIKDHQDSFLLGAAPYVVAMVGAFGTAVLADRFFIRMPLLIAQCILTIAGLGMLFATKQRNVQLAGCFLGVWGANANIPFVLNFSQNNVAGQSKKSFVSVIVIMFGGIGGIFASLAYNEKDAPLYRKGLYATLACQAFNVLCGIGFTLYFYAANKKIRAGRKVVDDRPGFTYTI; this is encoded by the exons ATGTCGGCGGCTGAAACGCGGGACCGCTCTGGCTCCCTCCACTCTGAGGAGAAGGACACCCTTGGCTACCCCATCCAGTCCCAGACGCTCTCCAAGGGAACCACCGGCTCTCAGGACCCCGAGGCCAACCAGATCACTGAGGACATCAATGCCGGTTTCGATGAGGCCGAGGTCAAGCGTGTACGCAGAAAGATCGACAGGCGTCTGCTTCCCATTCTCGGCGCACTCTACTCGATTGCGCTCATTGACCGAACCAACCTTTCAGCCGCTCGTATCGCCGGTGCTGgtgtcgagctcaagcttACGGCCGGTACCAACTACAGTATCCCTCTGCTCATGTTCTTCGTTCCTTACATCCTTTTGGAGATGCCTTCCAACTTGCTCCTTCGAAAGATCGGTGCGGCCAGGCAGCTGTCGTTCATCGCTTTCTTCTGGGGTATCGTGATGCTTGGTCAAGGTTTTGTCAAGGACAGGCATCAGCTGACCGTCACTCGTGCTCTTGTCGGAGCCTTTGAAGCTGGCTTCTTCCCCGCCTGTGTATGGCTCATCTCGACGTGGTACGTACGCAGGGAGTCGCAGGTGCGCATGTCTGCTTTCTACCTCATCTCGGTCGGCGTCTCTGGCTTCTCCAACATTCTCGCATACGCCATGTCACTCATTCGTGTTCCCGACCGCACCTTCCGAGGATGGCGTTGGATTTTCATCATTGAAGGTCTGGCCACTGTGGTGCTTGCGTTTGTCGCCTACTTTACCATCATCGACTTCCCCGACAAGGCTGCCGAGAAGGGCTTCCTCACCATCACTGAACGTGACATGATCTTGACACGTATCCAGCGCGACCGTGGTGATGCTAAGCCCGACTCGCTTACCTGGGCCAAGGCGTTCAGGTACGCCAAGGACATCAAGGTGTGGCTATACGGCCTCATGTTCATGTGCACCACCATGCCTACATACGCTTTCGCCTACTTCTTGCCCGGTATCCTTCGAGGCCTCGGTTTCAGCATTAAGGAC CATCAGGACTCGTTCCTGCTCGGTGCTGCGCCCTACGTTGTGGCCATGGTGGGTGCCTTTGGTACTGCGGTCCTTGCCGATCGATTCTTTATCCGAATGCCGCTCTTGATCGCTCAGTGTATACTCACAATTGCCGGTCTGGGCATGCTCTTCGCCACCAAGCAACGTAACGTTCAGCTTGCAGGCTGTTTCCTGGGTGTCTGGGgtgccaacgccaacatTCCTTTTGTTCTCAACTTCTCACAGAACAACGTGGCTGGTCAGAGTAAGAAGTCGTTTGTTTCCGTCATCGTTATCATGTTTGGTGGTATCGGCGGTATCTttgcctcgctcgcctACAACGAGAAGGATGCACCTCTGTACCGCAAGGGTCTGTACGCAACGCTCGCATGCCAGGCCTTCAACGTTCTCTGTGGTATCGGCTTCACGCTTTACTTTTACGCTGCCAACAAGAAGATCCGAGCTGGCCGCAAGGTGGTTGACGACCGCCCTGGTTTCACCTACACCATCTAA